A genomic region of Maniola hyperantus chromosome 5, iAphHyp1.2, whole genome shotgun sequence contains the following coding sequences:
- the LOC117982589 gene encoding uncharacterized protein: MDRLVHRKTKNKKPAPKPKTTKKRQSDGPTCSKFLAELSRKLALKKRQEEESPNSIVETIIESITNALPVKFSKKSPSKRDSPMKIETLQTYAPELLPNDTLSVPPSTQNIKTILPSNEEMHTISTEKLTKTRGFRILKMPFVSSEVFKQPEIKIKVVKEDVAVNTGGEHDVASEIAKHVGTLRKISLIAEEFNQKTAKNLKEIVESVQEDLLKKLEEAQAEHKASILANQMLMDQQKEPQEQSL, encoded by the exons ATGGACAGACTGGTTCATCGTAAAACTAAGAACAAAAAACCAGCACCCAAACCCAAAACGACGAAGAAACGGCAAAGCGATG GACCAACTTGTTCTAAGTTCCTGGCTGAACTTTCCAGAAAGCTTGCTCTAAAAAAGAGACAGGAAGAAGAATCGCCAAATAGCATTGTGG AAACAATTATCGAAAGCATCACTAATGCCCTGCCAGTGAAATTTTCGAAAAAATCTCCATCGAAACGAGACTCTCCTATGAAAATTGAAACTTTACAAACATATGCTCCTGAACTTTTGCCAAATGATACTTTATCAGTCCCGCCTTCAACTCAAAACATTAAAACAATTCTTCCATCAAATGAAGAAATGCATACAATAAGTACTGAAAAACTAACAAAAACTAGAGGTTTTCGAATACTAAAAATGCCTTTCGTTAGCAGCGAAGTTTTTAAACAGCCTGAAATTAAGATAAAGGTGGTAAAAGAGGATGTAGCTGTGAACACTGGCGGAGAACATGATGTTGCAAGTGAAATAGCCAAACACGTTGGTACTTTGCGAAAGATATCGTTGATAGCAGAAGAATTTAATCAGAAAACAG ctaaaaatttaaaagaaatagtCGAAAGTGTTCAAGAAGACCTATTGAAAAAACTAGAAGAGGCACAAGCTGAGCACAAAGCTTCAATATTAGCAAATCAAATGTTGATGGATCAGCAAAAAGAACCTCAAGAACAATCATTATAG
- the LOC117982591 gene encoding uncharacterized protein: MDKDSFENDALDLSDVTESSSSSKSGLFQGNQPFVLDLHDIKREPATERVTPVSKAKKKKRRGHPVAGNKAGSNTSSSASLPTTEAAGKEEFYDAGGSFHDVAAKGGQAKPAAGLALALQQSEHNQDPKLNPDTTTRNSATPREPSKTITMVTIFTEKIKTNEENCIFWKINK, encoded by the exons ATGGATAAGGATAGCTTTG AAAACGACGCTCTTGACCTATCAGACGTCACTGAATCTTCTTCATCCTCCAAATCTGGCTTATTCCAAGGCAACCAGCCATTCGTGCTAGATCTCCATGACATAAAGAGGGAACCAGCAACAGAGAGAGTGACTCCAGTATCCAAAGCCAAGAAGAAGAAGCGACGTGGCCACCCTGTTGCTGGGAATAAAGCTGGTTCAAACACATCCTCCTCTGCGTCGCTGCCTACTACTGAGGCTGCTGGTAAAGAAGAGTTTTATGATGCAGGCGGAAGTTTCCATGACGTAGCAG CGAAAGGTGGCCAAGCGAAACCAGCAGCGGGACTTGCTTTGGCTCTGCAGCAATCCGAACACAACCAAGACCCGAAATTGAATCCTGACACAACTACTCGAAATTCAGCCACACCGCGAGAGCCGTCCAAAACTATAACT ATGGTGACAATCTTCAcagagaaaataaaaacaaacgaaGAAAATTGTATATtctggaaaataaataaatag